A single window of Flavobacterium sp. 140616W15 DNA harbors:
- a CDS encoding TIGR00730 family Rossman fold protein, whose protein sequence is MRLEDFDNDEDKVIQDRLKQKTWNEIRTNDSWAIFKIMAEFVNGYENMGRIGPCVSIFGSARTKSDNKYYLLAEKIAYKISKAGYGVITGGGPGIMEAGNKGAHLGGGTSVGLNIELPFEQHFNPYIDHDKNLNFDYFFVRKVMFVKYSQGFVVMPGGFGTLDEMFEAITLIQTKKIGKFPIILVGTEFWSGLIDWVKTTLVEKEHTVSPEDLDLFKIVDSEDEVVEALDKFYKKYDLSPNF, encoded by the coding sequence ATGAGATTAGAAGATTTTGACAATGACGAGGATAAAGTAATCCAAGATAGATTAAAACAAAAAACATGGAACGAAATTAGAACCAATGATAGTTGGGCGATTTTTAAAATCATGGCTGAATTTGTAAATGGATATGAAAACATGGGACGCATTGGTCCGTGTGTGTCTATTTTTGGATCAGCAAGAACAAAATCAGATAATAAATATTATTTATTGGCTGAGAAAATTGCCTATAAAATCAGTAAAGCTGGCTATGGTGTAATTACTGGTGGTGGTCCCGGGATCATGGAAGCTGGTAATAAGGGTGCTCATTTAGGAGGTGGAACTTCAGTTGGATTGAACATTGAATTGCCTTTTGAGCAACATTTTAACCCTTATATCGACCACGATAAAAACTTAAATTTCGATTACTTTTTTGTTCGTAAAGTAATGTTTGTAAAATATTCTCAAGGCTTTGTGGTTATGCCAGGTGGTTTTGGAACTCTTGACGAAATGTTTGAAGCTATCACTTTAATTCAGACTAAGAAAATTGGAAAATTTCCTATTATTTTAGTTGGAACCGAATTTTGGTCAGGATTAATTGATTGGGTAAAAACTACTTTGGTAGAGAAAGAACATACTGTAAGTCCTGAGGATTTAGATTTATTCAAAATCGTTGATTCTGAAGATGAAGTAGTTGAAGCTCTGGATAAATTCTATAAAAAATATGATTTAAGTCCTAATTTCTAA